From Streptomyces sp. TLI_105, the proteins below share one genomic window:
- a CDS encoding DUF4232 domain-containing protein, giving the protein MRSTRGTTMRAARKSWKTYALGAAAVAALLSSTACGPDGGTEDGAASPAPSGTASATGTAPPASPSPSPTESKKPSATDSAKPSATSSGSGSGGKEKAPACGDQDLSIGTSYWAHDSGQHLLITATNVTDKPCTLYHYPFITFGKDADSPLQPMESPAKAVATIGPKQKAYAGVKLFLGGEKTTAYESFGLAYHDPADNNDGSPIDVALSDEVQFVNVGQNPSVTFWNLDRSEVEKFVFKAR; this is encoded by the coding sequence ATGCGAAGTACACGGGGGACCACCATGCGCGCTGCCCGCAAGAGCTGGAAGACGTACGCCCTGGGAGCCGCGGCCGTCGCCGCGCTCCTCTCGTCCACGGCGTGCGGACCGGACGGCGGTACGGAGGACGGGGCGGCGAGCCCGGCCCCGTCCGGCACCGCGAGCGCGACCGGCACCGCACCGCCCGCCAGCCCGAGCCCGAGCCCGACCGAGTCCAAGAAGCCCAGCGCGACCGACTCCGCGAAGCCCAGCGCCACAAGCTCCGGCTCCGGTAGCGGCGGCAAGGAAAAAGCCCCGGCCTGCGGCGACCAGGACCTCTCGATCGGGACGTCGTACTGGGCGCACGACTCGGGGCAGCACCTCCTGATCACGGCCACCAACGTCACCGACAAGCCCTGCACGCTCTACCACTACCCCTTCATCACCTTCGGCAAGGACGCCGACAGCCCGCTCCAGCCGATGGAGTCCCCGGCGAAGGCGGTCGCCACGATCGGGCCGAAGCAGAAGGCGTACGCGGGCGTGAAGCTGTTCCTGGGGGGCGAGAAGACCACCGCGTACGAGTCGTTCGGCCTCGCGTACCACGACCCGGCCGACAACAACGACGGGTCGCCGATCGACGTCGCGCTGTCCGACGAGGTCCAGTTCGTCAACGTCGGCCAGAACCCGTCGGTCACGTTCTGGAACCTCGACCGGAGCGAGGTCGAGAAGTTCGTGTTCAAGGCACGGTGA
- a CDS encoding VOC family protein yields MPSIALVTLVVREYDEAIAFYTDALGFELVEDTDRGDGSRWVVVRPRGAAGVGGLGNTGLLLARAKNEEQEASVGNQTGGRVGFFLHTEDFAGDHERMSAAGVKFLEEPRHEPYGSVAVFEDLYGNRWDLLQPAA; encoded by the coding sequence ATGCCGTCCATCGCACTCGTCACCCTCGTCGTCCGTGAATACGACGAGGCCATCGCCTTCTACACCGACGCCCTCGGCTTCGAGCTGGTCGAGGACACCGACCGCGGCGACGGAAGCCGCTGGGTCGTCGTCCGTCCGCGCGGCGCGGCCGGCGTCGGCGGCCTCGGCAACACCGGGCTGCTGCTCGCCCGCGCGAAGAACGAGGAGCAGGAGGCCTCGGTCGGCAACCAGACGGGCGGCCGGGTCGGCTTCTTCCTCCACACGGAGGACTTCGCCGGCGACCACGAACGCATGTCGGCCGCCGGGGTGAAGTTCCTGGAGGAGCCGCGCCACGAGCCGTACGGCTCGGTCGCCGTCTTCGAGGACCTCTACGGCAACCGCTGGGACCTCCTGCAGCCCGCCGCGTAA
- the fusA gene encoding elongation factor G, with product MRTDTTTRSVRNLGILAHVDAGKTTVTERFLYLTGATHKRGEVHDGTTVTDFDPQERDRGITIFAAAVSCDWAGHRINLIDTPGHVDFSDEVERSLRVLDGAVAVFDAVAGVEPQSETVWRQADRHGVPRIAFVNKLDRAGAELDAAVASIRDRLGTVPVPVQLPIGREDGFTGVVDLVRMRAYVWADGADTYADLPVPDELRDEAHRRRRRLEETVAELHPRALEEFCERSALSEDVLTSALRDLTLSGEAVVVLCGSAYRNRGIEPLLDAVVAYLPAPSDMPPVRGEVPADPEAPFTALAFKVNATATGRMTYLRVYAGTIGKGDTVLDTTAGRTERIARILRVQADRATEVDTARAGDIVAVVGPKSARAGATLCAPDAPVVLEPPTTADPVVSVAVEARRGTDTGRLATALARMTEEDPSLVVRSDPETGQTVLSGLGELHLEVAVEKLRRDRGLEVTVGRPQVAYRETVTKGVTDLLYRHVKQDGGAGQFAHVVIDVEPTDGDEEFEFRSTVTGGRVPQEYVRAVEAGCRDALVEGPLGGHPVTGVRVTLTDGATHPKDSSEMAFRAAGRFALREALRASVLTLLEPVAEVTVTVPAESVGSVLGDLAARRGRVTDSTTRSGTAVVSATVPLAELFGYASRLRGRTQGRGTFTTRPAGYEALRG from the coding sequence GTGCGTACCGACACCACCACCCGAAGCGTCCGCAACCTCGGCATCCTCGCCCACGTCGACGCCGGCAAGACCACCGTCACCGAGCGGTTCCTCTACCTCACCGGCGCCACCCACAAGCGCGGCGAGGTCCACGACGGCACGACCGTCACCGACTTCGACCCGCAGGAGCGGGACCGGGGCATCACGATCTTCGCCGCGGCCGTCAGCTGCGACTGGGCGGGCCACCGGATCAATCTGATCGACACGCCCGGCCACGTCGACTTCTCCGACGAGGTCGAGCGCTCGCTGCGCGTCCTCGACGGCGCCGTCGCCGTCTTCGACGCCGTCGCGGGCGTCGAGCCGCAGAGCGAGACGGTGTGGCGCCAGGCCGACCGGCACGGAGTCCCGAGGATCGCGTTCGTCAACAAGCTCGACCGTGCGGGCGCGGAACTCGACGCCGCCGTGGCGTCGATCCGGGACCGCCTCGGCACCGTCCCGGTCCCCGTCCAGCTGCCCATCGGGCGCGAGGACGGCTTCACGGGCGTCGTGGACCTGGTCCGGATGCGGGCGTACGTGTGGGCCGACGGCGCCGACACGTACGCCGACCTGCCGGTCCCCGACGAGCTCCGGGACGAGGCCCACCGCCGCAGGCGGCGCCTGGAGGAGACGGTCGCGGAGCTGCACCCGCGCGCCCTGGAGGAGTTCTGCGAGCGGAGCGCCCTCTCCGAGGACGTCCTCACGAGCGCCCTGCGCGACCTGACCCTCTCCGGGGAGGCCGTGGTCGTGCTGTGCGGCTCGGCGTACCGCAACCGGGGCATCGAGCCGCTGCTCGACGCCGTCGTCGCGTACCTCCCGGCCCCGTCGGACATGCCGCCGGTGCGCGGCGAGGTCCCGGCGGACCCGGAGGCGCCGTTCACCGCGCTCGCCTTCAAGGTGAACGCGACGGCCACCGGCCGCATGACCTACCTCCGCGTCTACGCGGGCACGATCGGGAAGGGGGACACCGTGCTCGACACCACCGCCGGGCGTACGGAGCGGATCGCCCGCATCCTGCGCGTCCAGGCCGACCGGGCGACGGAGGTGGACACGGCGCGCGCCGGTGACATCGTCGCCGTCGTCGGGCCGAAGTCCGCCCGCGCCGGGGCGACGCTGTGCGCCCCGGACGCGCCGGTCGTCCTCGAACCGCCGACGACCGCCGACCCGGTGGTCTCGGTCGCCGTGGAGGCCCGCCGCGGCACGGACACGGGCCGGCTCGCGACGGCCCTCGCCCGGATGACGGAGGAGGACCCGTCGCTCGTGGTGCGGTCCGACCCCGAGACGGGCCAGACGGTCCTGTCCGGTCTCGGCGAGCTGCACCTGGAGGTCGCGGTGGAGAAGCTGCGGCGCGACCGGGGCCTTGAGGTCACGGTCGGCCGGCCGCAGGTCGCGTACCGGGAGACGGTGACGAAGGGCGTCACGGACCTCCTCTACCGCCACGTCAAACAGGACGGCGGCGCGGGCCAGTTCGCCCACGTCGTCATCGACGTCGAACCGACGGACGGCGACGAGGAGTTCGAGTTCCGCTCCACGGTCACGGGCGGCCGAGTCCCGCAGGAGTACGTCCGCGCGGTCGAGGCCGGCTGCCGGGACGCCCTCGTCGAGGGCCCCCTCGGCGGCCACCCGGTGACGGGTGTCCGGGTCACGCTCACGGACGGCGCCACGCATCCGAAGGACTCCTCGGAGATGGCGTTCCGCGCGGCGGGCCGCTTCGCCCTGCGCGAGGCGCTCCGCGCGAGCGTGCTGACCCTGCTCGAACCGGTGGCCGAGGTGACGGTCACCGTCCCCGCCGAGTCGGTCGGCTCGGTCCTCGGCGACCTCGCGGCCCGCCGGGGCCGGGTCACGGACTCGACGACCCGCTCCGGTACGGCGGTGGTGTCGGCGACGGTCCCGCTGGCCGAGCTCTTCGGCTACGCCTCCCGCCTCCGGGGCCGCACCCAGGGCCGGGGCACCTTCACCACCCGGCCGGCGGGGTACGAGGCCCTTCGGGGCTGA
- a CDS encoding AraC family transcriptional regulator: MDPLASLLYEVRSDGALFSRNILASPWSIGFADGTPLAVVTLLRGSGWIVPGGDAPPVPLGPGDVALVTGAEPFSVTDDPSAETPPFYVVHPGHCTTADGEDVSEDVILGLRTCANAPGGTTVLLTGSYQVDGRVSERLIGGLPRVLVVPQEGRIGPILELTDSEISRDDPGQQAVLDRLLDLLLLSTLREWFSRPESAPPAWYRALSDPVAGRALRLIHDRPARPWTVTTLAEEAGVSRATLARRFGDLVGEPPMTYLTGWRLALAADLLARTDATVEAIARQVGYQSAFGLSVAFKRVYGTRPSEHRAAGVTVP; this comes from the coding sequence ATGGATCCACTCGCGAGCCTTCTCTACGAAGTCCGGTCCGACGGAGCCCTGTTCAGCCGCAACATCCTGGCCTCGCCCTGGTCGATCGGCTTCGCCGACGGGACGCCCCTCGCCGTCGTCACCCTGCTCCGCGGCTCCGGTTGGATCGTCCCCGGCGGCGACGCCCCACCCGTCCCGCTCGGCCCCGGCGACGTCGCCCTCGTGACCGGCGCGGAGCCGTTCTCCGTCACCGACGACCCGTCCGCGGAGACCCCGCCCTTCTACGTCGTGCACCCCGGTCACTGCACCACCGCCGACGGCGAGGACGTCAGCGAGGACGTCATCCTCGGCCTCCGCACCTGCGCCAACGCCCCCGGCGGCACCACCGTGCTCCTCACCGGCAGCTACCAGGTCGACGGCCGCGTCTCCGAACGGCTCATCGGCGGACTGCCGCGCGTGCTCGTCGTCCCCCAGGAAGGCAGGATCGGACCGATCCTGGAACTCACCGACAGCGAGATCAGCCGCGACGACCCCGGCCAACAGGCCGTCCTCGACCGACTCCTGGACCTCCTGCTGCTCTCCACGCTGCGGGAATGGTTCAGCCGCCCCGAGTCCGCCCCGCCCGCCTGGTACCGGGCGCTCTCCGACCCCGTCGCGGGCCGCGCCCTGCGTCTCATCCACGACCGGCCCGCACGCCCGTGGACCGTGACCACCCTCGCCGAGGAGGCCGGCGTCTCCCGGGCCACGCTCGCCCGCCGCTTCGGCGACCTCGTCGGCGAACCTCCCATGACGTACCTGACCGGCTGGCGCCTCGCCCTGGCGGCCGACCTGCTGGCCCGTACCGACGCCACCGTGGAGGCGATCGCCCGACAGGTCGGCTACCAGAGCGCGTTCGGACTGAGCGTCGCCTTCAAGCGCGTGTACGGAACCCGGCCCAGCGAGCACCGTGCAGCCGGCGTCACCGTGCCTTGA
- a CDS encoding ATP-binding protein: MTSPVTREPAVTVRVFTQRFSSTPRGARLARRLALHQLDRWRLPYGSEASDAVGLLVAELAANAVTHGRVPGRDFELTLSYTPGLRLRVDVSDTRGERRPAHVVPGPLDEGGRGLLLVEALASRWAVLDRVPVGKTVRAELDLSPEGPRTPPAGW, from the coding sequence ATGACCTCCCCCGTGACCCGCGAACCCGCCGTCACCGTACGTGTGTTCACCCAGCGCTTCAGCTCGACCCCGCGCGGCGCCCGTCTCGCCCGACGGCTCGCTCTCCACCAGCTGGACCGCTGGCGGCTGCCGTACGGCTCCGAGGCCTCCGACGCCGTCGGGCTGCTCGTCGCCGAGCTCGCCGCCAACGCCGTCACCCACGGTCGGGTGCCCGGGCGCGACTTCGAGCTGACGCTCTCGTACACGCCCGGCCTGCGGCTCCGGGTCGACGTCTCCGACACCCGGGGCGAGCGGCGCCCGGCGCACGTGGTGCCGGGGCCCCTCGACGAGGGCGGGCGGGGCCTGCTCCTCGTCGAGGCGCTCGCCTCACGGTGGGCGGTGCTCGACCGCGTACCGGTCGGGAAGACCGTACGGGCCGAGCTCGACCTCAGCCCCGAAGGGCCTCGTACCCCGCCGGCCGGGTGGTGA
- a CDS encoding helix-turn-helix transcriptional regulator, with protein sequence MADEVPKGSEPETSESLKAFGEVVKAFRRRAGLTQEQFAPLVGYSVPMIASIEQGRRLPSKEFVNRAEEVLDAFGVIRAAAKHLTRKAGLAKWFEGWAELEPLAVTLYTFENRLAPGLLQTTAYARTLFEKQLPAMSDDKIESNLVARMERTHILTEHPETIYSFIIEEHALRRQVTTLEVMREQIDHIIELSERRNIDIQIMPQSRGHHAGLDGPLCLLETEENAWYAYSEGQGTGQLISDPKEVSILQQRYARMRTQALSVEATVGLLREIRGAL encoded by the coding sequence GTGGCGGACGAGGTCCCGAAGGGCAGCGAACCGGAGACGTCGGAGAGCCTGAAGGCTTTCGGGGAAGTGGTCAAGGCCTTCCGCAGACGGGCGGGCCTGACGCAGGAACAGTTCGCCCCGCTCGTGGGCTACTCGGTCCCGATGATCGCCTCGATCGAACAGGGCCGACGCCTGCCGTCGAAGGAGTTCGTGAACCGGGCGGAGGAGGTGCTGGACGCGTTCGGGGTGATCCGGGCGGCGGCGAAGCACCTGACGCGGAAGGCGGGGCTTGCGAAGTGGTTCGAGGGGTGGGCGGAGCTGGAACCTCTGGCGGTGACGCTGTACACCTTCGAGAACCGGCTCGCACCCGGCCTACTCCAGACAACTGCATACGCCCGGACGCTCTTCGAGAAGCAGCTCCCGGCGATGAGCGACGACAAGATCGAGTCGAACCTGGTCGCCCGCATGGAGCGGACGCACATCCTCACGGAGCACCCTGAGACGATCTACAGCTTCATCATCGAGGAGCACGCGCTGCGTCGCCAGGTGACCACCCTGGAGGTCATGCGCGAGCAGATAGACCACATCATCGAACTCAGCGAACGACGCAACATCGACATCCAGATCATGCCGCAGTCGCGCGGGCACCACGCGGGGCTCGACGGCCCCTTGTGTCTCCTGGAGACCGAGGAGAACGCCTGGTACGCGTACAGCGAAGGCCAAGGCACGGGCCAGCTCATCTCCGACCCCAAAGAGGTCAGCATCCTCCAGCAGCGATATGCCAGGATGCGGACACAGGCTCTGTCCGTAGAGGCGACCGTGGGCCTGTTGCGGGAGATCCGAGGAGCACTATGA
- a CDS encoding DUF397 domain-containing protein, whose translation MSTTELAWFKSSYSGGSGDNCVEVALSWHKSTYSTGDGGNCVEVATCPSTVHVRDSKNPTGPQLTLSPATWTEFLTRLG comes from the coding sequence ATGAGCACCACTGAACTGGCCTGGTTCAAGAGCAGCTACAGCGGCGGAAGCGGCGACAACTGCGTAGAAGTCGCCCTCTCCTGGCACAAGTCCACCTACAGCACCGGTGACGGCGGCAACTGCGTCGAGGTCGCCACCTGCCCCTCCACCGTCCACGTCCGCGACTCCAAGAACCCCACCGGCCCGCAGCTCACCCTCTCCCCCGCCACTTGGACGGAGTTCCTGACCCGGCTGGGCTGA